TGATAATACTTTAATAATTTTGCAACATCGACTCAAAGCACAGGCTGAACGTCCAGCAATTGAAATTATCAAGCAATATGGCAAGCTACCTTTAGTAGAATGTTACGCTAGAGAAATTAATCAGGTATTTATCAATTTGCTTGTGAATGCGATCGATGCCTTAGAACAGAGCAATCGGGGTCGCAGTTTTCATGAGATTACTAACAACCCAAATCGGATTTGGATTCGCACTCTCAAAACAGCAGAAAATCAAGTGCAGATTACCATCGCTGATAACGGAGTTGGTATTCCAGAGCAGATGCGATCGCGCTTATTCGATCCTTTTTTTACTACCAAACCTGTGGGTAAAGGCACAGGCTTAGGATTGTCAATTAGCCATCAAGTAATAGCTGAGAAACATGGCGGTTCAATTCACGTTAACTCTACACCAGGTCAAGGAACAGAATTTATCATCACCTTACCCATTACAGTAGGATAACGCAGTAGAGGGAGCAGAAATAAATAGTTCTAGCTCTCTCTACTTCTATGCGCTTGCACTATTTCTTTCTAAAAAAAACAAGCATTTTTACTTATTCTTGTATCCGATACTAAGTAGAGAAGCATAAAAATCAAAATATATAACGAAAACTAAATTTCCTAAAAAACCTCTTCTCGTTCTGCCTTTTCATAACGACAATAGTTCTATTCCTTTGGTAGAAGTCAGACTCATCAAAATATTTTTATACTACTAATACCAGTTTGAAAAAAGAATGCGACAGATGAGTAGGGGCACGGCATCAGTAAGATAATTTGATATACCAAAAGATTGTCGGTGCCGTGCCCCTACAAAGAATTTATTTGTAGCAAACATTATTTGAATTGGTATAAATAGACAAAGTTTTTGGAAATGCGAAGGAAAAGCAGTTTCAACAAATATCGATTTGATTAATATAGAAGATTTTAGATTGACTTTAATGTAAATATAAAAGAGATTTTAATGAGCTTATTAGATATTAATAATAGTGGAGTTGCCTTATCAGTTAAGAGCAACGACAAGAATGCTTTGGGTGAGAAACAAATCACACATCTACGTCCACAGTTGCAGCGATCGCACTCCCAAATTTCCCATTGAATTAATCCGGGCGGCAACTCTTTCAGGAGAAGGATTCTGCACTCCCAGTAAATGTTAAGTTGAGATTTGAACTCAAAATTTCCAGTTCTGAGGTCGAAACTTCGAGTTCCGAACACCAATGATGCTGCTTTTTACTCGGAGTTTGACTGTTAAGCAATAAGTAGTTTATTGAAGCGCGATATAAAGCGAGCGAACAGAAAATTGGAAGTTTAGCTCAACGACAATTCACAGACAATGATTTTGAAAATCTTAACCACACAAAACAATTAGCTCAAGCCCAAGGATTTCATGTTGAAACCTTCAGTATTTTGGAGGTGACAAACCAATTGGCGTCTGTGTCTGCACTACAAATTAATTTAGATTATGCTAAAGAACTGCTAGCAGCAGCACCCATCTTTGTCTTCACTCTTAGGTAAAGCTTCAACCTTCTTTAACCTTAGAGTATACAGATATGAACCGATGCCTAACTAAATATTCAACCTGATAGATGAACGCTGCTTGAATCAACCAAATAATTCCAAATATTACAACTATGTTTTGGTCAAAATTTGTATAATCTTCAATATTTTTTAGATAATTATCTTTAAAAAAAGGTAATAACAAAGTACAGAAGAAAGCTGAAATCAATGTAGATAAAATGATAACAAGCCAGCCATATAATCCTTCCCACCAACTCATCAATTTTGGTAGTAAGCCTTTTGTATTACCTATTTCTGGAGCTTGAGCTTCTGAAATAAAACGACTTAAAAACAAATGTAACAAGTGATGAGTAAATGCAATGATTGGAATTGGAGAAACAATTGTTATTATTGTAAATAAAATAACTAACTCTAGACTGTTGGCAAAATGGGCAACACGATATCCTGTTTTTACAATCATCTCAGCTATATATGTAATAAATCGTAAAAATACAGCTAAAATTAGTGATTTTAACCAACAAGTAGGATAAGGCAACCATAGAGGCCAACGAGATTGTTGCAATTTTTTACCGTTGGAATGCAATATATTGAACTTTGGCATAATTAATCAAACATCAAATAGAGAAAATATCTTCCTTTCGTTAAAATTCCCTATTTACAGATGCAAGTAACATTTGAAGAAGAAAATTCTTAGCCTAACTTTTATTAACTTGCATTTTAAAGCAAGGCTATAGCTTTAAGTATTTTTATCTATAATGTCAAGTATATTAGCATTTTTAAGCATGACTTAACTTTAAACTTTATTGATTTTAGGTTAATTCTTTTATGTCTCACGATAATAGTTATATTCGACATCTTTTTATTAAACAGAAACATGGTTCAGTAATGAGAGAAGTTGAGGAACTTAATCTAAAAGTAGGTCATGGTATAGAAGGAGATATTAATGCTAACTCAATCAGCCCCAGACAAGTTTTAATTGTTAGGCATGAAGATATTACAGATTTTGCCATTCCACCTGGCGAATTAAGAGAAAATATTGTCATAGCAGGGGTAAAATCTGAAAATTTTACTCCTGGCTCTCTCATAAGTTTTGATAGTGGTGCTGCTATTCGTTTAACCTTTCATTGCGAACCGTGTAAGCGCATAGCTCATTTGGTTGATTCTTTAAAGAGTATTCAATTTAAAAGAGGTATTTTAGGCGTCATTATCAATTCAGGCAAACTCCATGTTGGGAATAATCTTCAAATTCATAATGAAGTATTTCCAGCATTATCTGAAAAACCATATGAACGCTTTCTAGAATTTATAGTAAAAGTACCGTCGGGCAAAGTAGTAACATACAAACAGATAATTGCAGCAATTGGAGTAGATAATAGCTATATTCGAGCTATTCCTACATATCTCAAAAAAACATCTGCTGCTGATTATCCAATCCACAGAATATTAGATTCTCAAGGTTATTTGATTAGATATATTCCGCATCAAATGGACAACTTAAATTCCGAAAACATTGAAGTTTTAAACGAGCAGGATTTATCTACCAATACAAATAGATATTTTGTAGATTTGAATAAATACTTGTATCGAAACCAGAGTCTTTACTTAAATTAAAAATTTGGCACTAAAAAGTTGCCCATAAAATATGAGATGCAAACAGGAATAACTGTGGAATAAATCGCAGAAATTACAAGTTTATAGTGTTGTATCTACATTTTTACTGTGTTCTTGAACCGCGATAAATTCGCTCCATTTGCTCTGGAGAAAGTATTGTCATTGGAAACCATTCATGTTCAGAATTAGGATTGTGCTGTGGCAATTGCAACGGAAGTTGTGGAGTTCTACTGACATGAATTTCCACATTGCTATCTAGAGGTGGGCTAACTAAAGTCTCATCTATATCTGATGGAGAAAGCTGATTGTGAAGCAAAACATAGGCGTGCTGTTGTGGATCGTATACCAAAACCTCTCCTGCTTCAATTTGATAAATCCAAGCATAAATACTCAGTTTTCCTTGGTAGATTTTCGAGCGAATCACCGGATAAGTGCGGAGATTTTCGATTTGGGTGAGTACATTTTCAGCAATAATTATTTCTAAAAGTTCTTCTCCTTCGTAGTGGTTGTAGTTGTCTTTCACCAACCGTCGGGTTGCTTCTGCATATTTAAGCCAGTCATGTACAAGCGGCATTTCTACCCGCAAGCTGTCTAATTTCATTAACCCTTTCATGGCACCACAATGTGAGTGACCGCAGACAATTATTTGTTGAATATCTAATGCTTGAATAGCATATTCAATCGTCGCTCCTTCACCGCCATTAGTAGCGCCAAATGGTGGAATAATGTTACCTGCGTTGCGAATAACAAATAATTCGCCCAAACCGGCTTGAGTAATCAGGTTGGGATCGATACGCGAATCGGAACAAGTAATAAATAGTACTCTGGGCTTTTGACCATGAGAAAGTTGTTCAAAAAGTTCTTCATTAGCACGAAAATAACTACTTTTAAAGTCGCGCAGGCCTTTAATCAATTTTTTCATAGGAATACCTAAGTGAACCAGTAATACTATTGAGCGTTGCTGATAACAACCGGAATCTTCAATAAGAAAATTACACCAATAGTATTATCTAC
The genomic region above belongs to Calothrix sp. NIES-2098 and contains:
- a CDS encoding carbonic anhydrase, whose protein sequence is MKKLIKGLRDFKSSYFRANEELFEQLSHGQKPRVLFITCSDSRIDPNLITQAGLGELFVIRNAGNIIPPFGATNGGEGATIEYAIQALDIQQIIVCGHSHCGAMKGLMKLDSLRVEMPLVHDWLKYAEATRRLVKDNYNHYEGEELLEIIIAENVLTQIENLRTYPVIRSKIYQGKLSIYAWIYQIEAGEVLVYDPQQHAYVLLHNQLSPSDIDETLVSPPLDSNVEIHVSRTPQLPLQLPQHNPNSEHEWFPMTILSPEQMERIYRGSRTQ